The proteins below are encoded in one region of Nitrospira lenta:
- a CDS encoding helix-turn-helix transcriptional regulator: protein MPVEKITVQLQLARHGRLARKKPSLLIFRSQMSRIPSLFNYFRVITDACQEPMMRSIQKQHQEISPESLCGEFPFIRYGACENSASSENELTAFPQVRATGQHQSVNSPRRFPSEVFQDLSRKEIQRVLEILHYSVAATTGDDVLHVLQLLKETVACPNVIGGVVELTSAGIFKEFNSVINVSYSSNWLYTYGKNGYAEVDPVLQSAVSSFQTQVWEQTYEGARSPKQLEFIEEARSFGLTHGITTGMVERTKNFATFFSFAGGDRKSTTRYKDLLQYLLPYLHHVLIANTSTPLSNRVKGLSPREAAVLVWMKQGKTNWEISKILGVSERTIRFHVEGIFSKLDVSSRTQAVAYAMEHGLVKEE, encoded by the coding sequence ATGCCAGTTGAAAAGATCACCGTGCAACTCCAGCTTGCTCGACATGGCAGACTCGCTCGTAAGAAGCCGTCCCTGTTGATTTTCCGATCCCAGATGTCTAGAATTCCCTCACTATTTAACTATTTTAGAGTCATTACCGATGCGTGCCAGGAACCGATGATGCGTTCGATTCAGAAACAGCATCAGGAAATCTCACCAGAATCTTTATGTGGGGAGTTTCCTTTTATCCGATATGGGGCATGCGAGAACAGCGCTTCCTCAGAAAATGAGTTGACCGCCTTCCCCCAAGTCAGAGCCACGGGTCAGCATCAGTCTGTAAACTCGCCCCGTCGATTTCCGTCGGAAGTATTTCAAGATCTTAGCCGAAAAGAAATCCAACGCGTCCTTGAGATTCTGCATTACTCTGTCGCTGCAACCACGGGCGACGATGTTCTCCATGTCCTTCAGCTTCTTAAGGAGACTGTCGCCTGTCCCAATGTCATTGGAGGAGTGGTCGAACTGACATCAGCGGGAATTTTTAAAGAATTTAATAGCGTGATCAATGTCAGTTACTCCAGCAACTGGCTCTATACCTACGGCAAGAACGGATATGCTGAGGTCGATCCGGTCCTTCAATCAGCAGTTTCTTCATTCCAGACACAGGTCTGGGAACAGACCTACGAGGGGGCTCGCTCGCCAAAACAATTAGAGTTTATAGAAGAAGCGCGCTCCTTTGGCCTCACTCATGGAATTACTACCGGAATGGTAGAGCGGACCAAAAACTTCGCAACCTTCTTCTCATTTGCGGGAGGAGATCGAAAATCTACCACCCGCTACAAAGATCTCCTCCAATATCTTCTTCCATATCTTCACCACGTCTTGATTGCCAACACATCTACCCCTTTGTCGAATCGTGTGAAAGGGCTTTCTCCTCGCGAAGCTGCGGTATTAGTGTGGATGAAACAAGGCAAAACCAACTGGGAAATCTCGAAAATTTTAGGCGTCAGCGAACGCACCATCCGCTTTCATGTGGAAGGCATCTTCTCTAAACTTGACGTAAGTTCACGAACTCAAGCCGTGGCCTACGCCATGGAACATGGGTTAGTCAAAGAAGAGTAA
- the uvrC gene encoding excinuclease ABC subunit UvrC, whose amino-acid sequence MTTDTLQSKLDHLPDNPGVYLFKDSSGELLYVGKAASLAGRVRSYFQRGTDHSPKTTLLVGHIADLETIVTRSELEALILESNLIKRHRPRFNVVLRDDKQYPYLRLPIKDRFPRLSIVRRVQKDGALYYGPYTPAGALRETLKVIKKSFPLATCTIEIDGTAERACLEFEIKRCMAPCTGNQSQEDYLKIVGQVRQFLEGRDHELLDDLRAQMEAAAEREEFEEAARLRDRLFKIERTLEKQRITQTTATDQDVIGLARQGTAVDLQLLFVRGGLLIGRKDFFWPQSADVSDEDLVRSAIEQFYNKDGQPPKELLVPTVLADAALIEQWLSDKRGSSVKVLAPERGAKHQLVLLAEENAAASAANHLRDEALDRQAVEDLKRLLHLEKAPRRIEGFDISNTMGNQSVASMVVWEDGQMKKADYRRFKIQTVIGANDFSSMQEVVARRYGDSEHLARPDLILIDGGLGQLAAAMEGLRQVGHRDQAIMGLAKARGEKDERIFLPGRKNPILLRPNAPATHLVQRIRDEAHRFAITYHRKLRGKAFTASKLDQIIGIGEITRTKLLKEFGSVDALINASDTALAEAGLDSKTIVALRNTLP is encoded by the coding sequence ATGACGACCGACACACTCCAATCCAAGCTCGATCACTTGCCCGATAATCCGGGCGTGTACCTCTTTAAAGACTCGTCCGGCGAATTGCTCTACGTCGGCAAAGCCGCCTCGCTCGCCGGCCGTGTCCGTTCCTACTTTCAGCGCGGCACCGACCATTCGCCTAAAACGACGTTGCTTGTCGGCCACATTGCCGACCTCGAAACTATCGTCACCCGCTCGGAACTTGAAGCCCTCATCCTTGAAAGCAATCTCATCAAGCGCCATCGTCCGCGCTTCAATGTCGTGCTCCGCGACGACAAGCAGTATCCCTACCTCCGTCTGCCGATCAAAGACCGTTTCCCGCGCCTCTCTATCGTCCGCCGGGTTCAGAAAGACGGCGCGCTCTACTACGGCCCCTATACGCCGGCCGGCGCGCTCCGCGAGACCCTGAAGGTCATTAAGAAATCCTTTCCACTCGCCACCTGCACCATCGAGATCGACGGCACCGCCGAGCGGGCCTGCCTGGAATTTGAAATCAAGCGCTGCATGGCACCCTGCACGGGCAACCAATCGCAGGAGGACTACCTCAAGATCGTCGGCCAGGTCCGCCAGTTTCTGGAAGGCCGCGACCATGAACTGCTGGACGATCTTCGCGCACAGATGGAAGCGGCGGCGGAGCGGGAGGAGTTTGAAGAAGCGGCCCGACTGCGCGACCGGCTCTTCAAGATCGAACGCACGCTGGAGAAGCAGCGCATCACGCAAACGACGGCGACCGACCAGGATGTGATCGGCTTGGCGCGACAAGGCACGGCTGTGGACCTGCAGTTGCTGTTCGTCCGCGGCGGGCTGCTCATTGGGCGGAAGGATTTCTTCTGGCCGCAATCGGCCGATGTCAGCGATGAAGATCTGGTCCGATCCGCCATCGAGCAGTTTTACAACAAAGACGGCCAGCCGCCCAAAGAGCTGCTGGTGCCCACCGTGCTTGCCGACGCAGCGCTCATCGAACAATGGTTGAGCGACAAACGGGGATCAAGCGTGAAGGTGCTCGCCCCGGAACGCGGAGCGAAGCACCAATTGGTCCTGCTGGCCGAAGAAAATGCGGCGGCCTCGGCGGCCAACCACCTGCGCGACGAAGCCCTTGACCGGCAGGCCGTCGAAGATCTGAAACGGCTGCTGCATCTGGAGAAAGCGCCCCGGCGCATCGAGGGATTCGACATCTCCAATACGATGGGCAATCAGTCGGTCGCGTCGATGGTCGTGTGGGAAGACGGCCAGATGAAAAAGGCGGATTATCGCCGCTTCAAAATTCAGACGGTCATCGGCGCCAATGATTTTTCGAGTATGCAGGAAGTGGTGGCCCGGCGATATGGCGACTCGGAACATCTCGCCCGACCGGACCTGATCCTGATTGACGGCGGCTTAGGGCAATTAGCCGCCGCCATGGAAGGGCTGAGGCAGGTCGGGCACCGCGATCAAGCCATCATGGGTCTGGCCAAAGCGCGCGGCGAAAAAGACGAGCGCATTTTTCTTCCCGGCCGCAAGAATCCTATTCTGCTCAGACCGAACGCCCCCGCCACTCACCTCGTCCAACGCATCCGCGACGAAGCCCACCGGTTCGCCATCACCTATCACCGCAAGCTTCGCGGTAAAGCCTTCACCGCCTCTAAGCTGGATCAAATCATCGGCATCGGCGAAATCACACGCACCAAGCTACTCAAGGAATTTGGAAGCGTCGACGCTCTGATCAACGCGAGTGATACGGCGCTTGCAGAAGCCGGCCTGGACTCCAAGACCATCGTCGCGCTCCGCAACACCCTCCCGTAA
- a CDS encoding NADH-quinone oxidoreductase subunit N has protein sequence MMLSAQDLFAILPELLVVFAACAILVLDPITPPSKKDSLAWLSLGTMAVCMGLTAASFGSPTTAFGGLVVIDNYSCFWKLLLYFVTGLTILLSFPYLKEERIYLGEYYGFILLTLAGMMVMVSGADLLTIYLGTELMSLSLYVMAGLKRADAKSLEASAKYFVLGAFSSGILLYGISLLYGSAGSTQLSAIAAAIAGRSLDDPLLLFATILIAVGFSFKLAVVPFHMWTPDVYQGAPTSVTAFMAVASKAASFGAFMRVFVEGLGGVRANWSLMFLLLCIGTLILGNIVALVQTNVKRMLAYSSIAHAGYALIGIVAAGRLAPAEASSAISSVMLYIALYAFMTFGAFAIIAMLRKGGLEGDEIEDFSGLAKRHPFAALLMMVFMVSLAGIPPTAGFIGKFYVFMSAVHAGLAWLAVLALVFAAISAYFYLRLVMVMYMREPEAVTALSPRFVSSPALSIVLACAIAGVMFFGLYPDPIVNLATQAALTLK, from the coding sequence ATGATGCTCTCGGCTCAGGATCTCTTCGCCATTCTGCCGGAATTACTGGTCGTCTTCGCCGCCTGCGCGATCCTGGTCTTGGACCCGATTACGCCACCGTCCAAGAAAGACAGCCTGGCTTGGCTCAGCCTGGGCACCATGGCCGTCTGTATGGGATTGACCGCCGCGAGTTTCGGCTCGCCAACGACGGCCTTCGGCGGGCTGGTGGTCATCGACAATTATTCCTGCTTCTGGAAACTACTCCTGTATTTCGTCACCGGGCTCACGATTCTGCTGTCCTTCCCCTACTTGAAAGAAGAACGCATTTATCTCGGCGAGTACTACGGGTTCATCCTCCTCACCCTCGCCGGCATGATGGTCATGGTCTCCGGCGCCGATCTGCTCACGATCTATCTCGGCACCGAACTCATGTCCCTCTCCCTCTATGTCATGGCGGGTCTCAAGCGGGCGGACGCCAAATCGCTCGAAGCCTCGGCCAAGTACTTCGTGCTCGGAGCATTTTCATCCGGCATTCTGCTCTACGGCATCTCGCTGCTGTATGGCTCGGCCGGCAGCACGCAACTCTCGGCCATCGCCGCCGCGATCGCGGGGCGGAGCCTGGACGACCCCTTGCTCCTCTTCGCCACCATCCTCATCGCCGTGGGGTTCAGCTTCAAGCTGGCGGTCGTGCCCTTCCACATGTGGACACCGGATGTGTACCAGGGCGCCCCGACGTCCGTCACGGCCTTTATGGCAGTGGCCTCAAAAGCCGCCAGCTTCGGCGCCTTCATGCGGGTCTTCGTCGAAGGACTCGGCGGCGTGCGGGCCAACTGGTCGCTGATGTTCCTGCTGCTGTGCATCGGAACGCTGATTCTGGGCAACATCGTCGCGCTGGTGCAAACGAACGTGAAACGCATGCTCGCCTATTCGAGCATAGCCCACGCGGGCTATGCCTTGATCGGCATCGTGGCCGCCGGCCGCCTGGCTCCGGCTGAAGCCTCGTCCGCGATTTCAAGCGTCATGCTCTACATTGCCTTGTACGCCTTCATGACCTTCGGCGCCTTTGCCATCATTGCGATGCTGCGGAAGGGCGGCCTGGAAGGCGATGAGATTGAAGACTTCAGCGGCCTGGCCAAACGCCACCCGTTCGCCGCGCTCCTCATGATGGTCTTCATGGTTTCGCTGGCCGGCATCCCGCCGACAGCCGGCTTCATTGGCAAGTTCTACGTATTCATGTCCGCCGTGCATGCGGGACTCGCCTGGCTGGCGGTACTGGCCCTGGTCTTTGCCGCGATCTCGGCCTACTTCTACCTGCGGCTCGTGATGGTGATGTACATGCGGGAGCCGGAAGCGGTCACCGCATTGTCGCCCAGGTTTGTGTCGTCCCCGGCCCTCTCCATTGTCCTGGCCTGTGCGATTGCAGGCGTGATGTTCTTTGGGCTCTATCCCGATCCGATTGTGAACCTGGCAACCCAGGCCGCCCTCACATTGAAATAG
- a CDS encoding YihY/virulence factor BrkB family protein: MMQAIRFVLDLLKAFQRHGCASLAASLAFFSLLSLFPLVFLLLYGISFLVSQDVIGEQFLLSFLKGFLPSLGERLAEELHRISVLESVRWAVFLSFAWFGALVFYELDYALNVVFESTWKRHPLISTAISVASLSATGLLLIVSYVATQIINFLTGYVPRLWGLDLVALAAHDFLLTYTVPFGLACLAVTALYRLVPRRRPAWREAMIGGMTFGLLWVSAKLLFVTYSGYATVYVRLYGSLLEIVLMLLWVYYSAVLLLFGAVVAHKLQQQAQALPPPPAPSATA, translated from the coding sequence ATGATGCAAGCTATCCGGTTCGTTCTCGATCTCCTCAAAGCCTTCCAACGCCACGGCTGCGCCAGTCTGGCGGCGTCGTTGGCGTTCTTCTCGCTGCTCTCCCTGTTTCCGCTGGTGTTTCTGTTGCTGTACGGAATCAGTTTCCTGGTCAGCCAGGACGTCATCGGCGAGCAGTTCCTGCTGAGCTTTCTGAAAGGCTTTCTCCCGTCGCTGGGTGAGCGCCTAGCCGAAGAGCTGCACCGTATCAGCGTGCTGGAGAGCGTGCGATGGGCGGTCTTTTTGTCGTTTGCCTGGTTCGGCGCGCTGGTATTTTACGAATTAGACTACGCGTTGAATGTCGTGTTCGAAAGTACCTGGAAACGTCACCCGCTGATCTCGACGGCGATTTCAGTCGCGTCTCTGAGCGCGACCGGATTGCTCCTGATTGTTTCGTACGTGGCAACACAGATTATCAACTTCCTCACCGGCTACGTGCCGCGACTATGGGGGTTGGATTTGGTGGCGCTGGCCGCGCATGATTTTCTACTCACCTACACCGTCCCGTTCGGACTGGCGTGCTTGGCCGTCACGGCATTGTACCGGCTCGTCCCGCGCCGGCGACCGGCGTGGCGCGAAGCGATGATCGGCGGCATGACATTCGGACTGCTGTGGGTGTCGGCCAAATTGCTGTTCGTCACCTATAGCGGGTATGCCACAGTCTATGTGCGGCTGTACGGTTCACTCCTGGAAATCGTCCTCATGCTGCTCTGGGTCTACTATTCAGCCGTCTTGTTGCTCTTTGGCGCGGTGGTGGCCCACAAACTCCAGCAGCAGGCTCAAGCCCTTCCGCCTCCACCAGCTCCATCCGCCACCGCCTAG
- a CDS encoding site-2 protease family protein, with product MQFGSWEIGRALGIPIRVHVSWFLVFFLVTSSLASGYLPANLPGLSEERYWAMGAVAALLLFGSVLLHELGHAYVALTYRIAISQITLFIFGGVAQMRAEPPHPRAEFLIAIAGPAVSVVLGVVCLGAVELAGMAGEAAGWRGLLVLGSLVGFVNLQLGLFNLIPGFPLDGGRVLRAGLWAWGKDFYRATVQASWGGLVFGVLFGLAGVIVVIAALSGDLPGSMASDGSWIILVATFLFAAALASRRQARLRQSLAAVPVHELMVRTVVAIPPDCTVADAVNQFFVPHGYGGFPVVANGELVGLVTVMDVQAVPQTLWAWKQIGQIMRPASPGLRIEPNVPVLEAMQRMSQEGLDRLVVVQEGQVTGLVTHSAIVHYLQLHKV from the coding sequence ATGCAATTCGGTTCCTGGGAAATCGGTCGTGCGCTGGGCATTCCCATTCGGGTCCATGTCTCCTGGTTCCTCGTCTTTTTTCTGGTGACCTCCAGTCTGGCGTCGGGATATTTGCCGGCCAATCTACCCGGATTGTCCGAAGAGCGCTATTGGGCCATGGGGGCTGTTGCGGCGCTGCTGTTGTTCGGATCCGTCCTCCTCCATGAGTTGGGCCATGCCTACGTCGCGTTGACCTATCGGATCGCGATCAGCCAGATCACCCTGTTCATCTTCGGCGGTGTCGCGCAGATGCGAGCGGAGCCGCCGCATCCCCGCGCAGAATTTCTCATCGCCATTGCCGGGCCGGCCGTAAGTGTTGTGCTGGGGGTGGTGTGCTTGGGAGCGGTCGAGCTGGCCGGAATGGCAGGCGAGGCTGCGGGGTGGCGCGGGTTGCTCGTACTTGGCAGCCTGGTGGGGTTTGTGAATTTACAACTCGGCCTATTCAATTTGATTCCAGGGTTCCCGCTGGACGGCGGCCGTGTCTTGCGCGCCGGGCTCTGGGCCTGGGGGAAAGATTTCTATCGCGCGACCGTGCAGGCTTCGTGGGGCGGCTTGGTGTTCGGTGTGTTGTTCGGACTGGCCGGGGTGATCGTCGTGATCGCTGCGCTCAGCGGAGATTTGCCGGGATCGATGGCTTCCGACGGCAGCTGGATTATCCTCGTGGCCACCTTCCTCTTTGCGGCCGCACTGGCCAGTCGCCGGCAGGCCCGCTTGCGTCAGTCCTTGGCGGCCGTTCCCGTTCACGAGCTGATGGTTCGGACGGTCGTGGCTATTCCACCGGATTGTACGGTCGCAGACGCGGTGAATCAGTTCTTTGTCCCGCACGGATACGGAGGCTTTCCGGTCGTGGCAAACGGGGAGCTGGTCGGATTGGTGACCGTGATGGACGTCCAAGCCGTTCCCCAAACGCTCTGGGCGTGGAAGCAGATCGGCCAGATTATGCGCCCCGCGTCGCCCGGGTTAAGGATTGAGCCGAATGTGCCGGTATTGGAGGCGATGCAACGGATGAGTCAGGAGGGGTTGGATCGTTTGGTCGTCGTGCAAGAGGGCCAGGTCACCGGGCTCGTCACCCATTCAGCGATCGTGCACTATCTGCAACTGCACAAAGTGTAA
- a CDS encoding polysaccharide deacetylase family protein, with protein MSPKAFPWVLSALLIGGLGGFRPSDTMAQVIKSGPPSCPGIALTFDLCPVKKSPGYDHALVDYLIQHQIPATFFMSGKWIARHDAEVEQLLGVEFFEIGTHGEVHAHLPMHNAGEQQKEIHAPVRLLSEHYAHDATLFRPPYGEYNDTTIDVVKLLGLRFIQWSIESGDPDPMLTADQILARIEKRAKPGSIVVLHANGKGKQTRAVIERLTTDVLPRKALKPMTVSELLACKQRNP; from the coding sequence ATGTCACCGAAGGCATTCCCATGGGTGCTGAGCGCCCTGCTCATCGGAGGTCTGGGAGGATTCCGGCCTTCCGACACGATGGCTCAAGTCATCAAGTCCGGTCCGCCTTCCTGCCCGGGAATCGCGCTGACGTTCGATCTCTGCCCCGTAAAAAAAAGTCCGGGATACGATCACGCACTGGTCGACTATTTGATCCAACATCAGATCCCCGCCACCTTCTTCATGTCCGGCAAATGGATCGCGAGACACGATGCCGAAGTGGAACAACTGCTGGGGGTCGAGTTCTTTGAAATCGGCACCCACGGCGAGGTGCATGCGCATCTGCCGATGCACAATGCCGGCGAACAGCAGAAAGAAATTCACGCTCCGGTCCGGCTTCTGAGCGAGCACTATGCCCATGACGCCACACTCTTTCGCCCACCTTACGGCGAATACAACGACACGACGATAGACGTCGTGAAACTCCTCGGCCTGCGGTTTATCCAATGGAGCATCGAATCCGGTGATCCAGATCCGATGCTGACGGCGGACCAGATCCTGGCCCGCATTGAGAAGCGCGCCAAGCCCGGCAGTATCGTGGTGCTGCATGCCAACGGAAAAGGCAAACAGACGAGAGCGGTGATCGAACGACTGACGACCGACGTGCTCCCGCGAAAGGCGTTGAAACCTATGACCGTGAGCGAGTTGTTGGCTTGCAAACAGCGCAACCCATGA
- a CDS encoding VOC family protein, giving the protein MKVTKFLHTRMRISDMDQTIQFYTSVLGLEVIERKTSPRGSHLAFLKVPNSEELIELTSFPPSGPVKVQEDLVHLAFQVENLDATIASLTAKGVTITDGPTQTSSGSRFLFIDAPDGYEIELIERPQGVKIM; this is encoded by the coding sequence ATGAAGGTAACGAAGTTTCTCCATACCAGAATGCGCATCAGTGATATGGATCAGACGATTCAGTTCTATACGTCCGTGCTCGGCCTTGAAGTCATCGAGCGCAAGACTTCCCCGCGCGGGTCACATCTGGCTTTTTTGAAAGTCCCTAACAGCGAGGAGCTGATCGAACTGACCAGCTTTCCTCCGAGCGGACCCGTGAAGGTGCAGGAAGATCTCGTCCATCTTGCCTTTCAGGTCGAAAACCTTGACGCAACCATTGCGTCCCTGACGGCTAAGGGCGTCACGATCACGGACGGCCCAACCCAGACATCGTCCGGCAGCCGCTTTCTCTTCATCGACGCCCCCGATGGCTATGAGATTGAGCTGATTGAACGCCCTCAAGGTGTGAAGATCATGTAG
- a CDS encoding OmpP1/FadL family transporter, whose protein sequence is MLNLLLFVLLTSLLLNPVEVFAQALRFQPQGANAVGQGNAFAAQADDASAIQYNPAGLTQVEGVQAVFGTALLGGSIKAKGPTGIDTRGDFGGSLVFPPPSHTYLSANLGSLGFSSLSAMTIGIGLTSPFGLSTRYPVDSPFNTAGTSAALPLVDIKPTLAYKVNEDLSLGLGADIYTFSSLLGQGHVEQKQVGAGLFGIPAGASVELNGKGPAVGVNASLLYTPIRNSDGKPLASIGLVYRSQAVLPLRGTLLVNGAKVADASTSLALPPIYTAAVAVWPIRTSEQEWKLELDVDFVGWKSNKDLNVYLSNGSTVPQPQQWKTVQVVAVGTEYKWLNPSWLPHWDVAARGGYTRTENPVPDLTFNPVSISLSSHTLSLGAGFLCKQGGRFLGMLPCGGESALWPKAIGFDVAYQEWFYEPRTVTGNINPTVNGTYHAFVHLGTFSFKFLF, encoded by the coding sequence GTGTTGAACTTGCTTCTCTTTGTATTGCTGACGAGTCTTCTCCTCAATCCGGTAGAAGTCTTCGCCCAAGCCCTTCGATTCCAGCCACAAGGAGCCAATGCCGTAGGGCAGGGCAATGCGTTTGCCGCTCAGGCTGATGATGCATCGGCTATTCAGTACAATCCTGCGGGGCTTACACAGGTCGAGGGGGTTCAAGCTGTCTTTGGGACGGCGCTTCTGGGGGGATCGATCAAAGCGAAGGGCCCGACGGGGATCGATACCCGCGGTGACTTTGGGGGAAGTCTTGTGTTTCCTCCCCCCAGTCACACCTATCTCAGTGCCAATCTTGGATCGCTCGGATTCTCTAGCCTTTCTGCGATGACCATAGGCATTGGCCTGACTTCTCCATTCGGATTGAGCACCCGGTATCCTGTCGATAGTCCTTTCAATACTGCTGGGACATCAGCGGCGCTGCCGCTCGTCGATATCAAGCCAACTCTTGCGTACAAGGTCAATGAGGACCTGTCGCTAGGACTGGGTGCCGATATCTACACCTTCTCCAGTTTGCTCGGGCAGGGGCATGTTGAACAAAAACAAGTGGGGGCCGGTCTCTTTGGGATTCCGGCCGGAGCGTCCGTTGAATTAAACGGGAAGGGGCCCGCTGTAGGGGTGAATGCCAGTCTGCTTTATACTCCGATCCGAAACAGTGATGGAAAACCATTGGCGTCAATCGGCTTGGTCTATCGTAGCCAAGCGGTCTTGCCGTTACGCGGCACGTTGTTGGTCAACGGGGCTAAGGTGGCAGATGCCTCGACGAGTCTGGCGTTGCCACCGATTTACACGGCTGCCGTAGCGGTCTGGCCGATTCGTACCAGTGAGCAAGAATGGAAGCTGGAGTTGGATGTGGATTTTGTCGGCTGGAAATCCAACAAAGATTTGAATGTCTATTTATCCAATGGATCGACGGTTCCGCAACCGCAACAATGGAAGACCGTTCAGGTGGTTGCGGTGGGGACCGAGTACAAATGGCTCAATCCGTCTTGGTTGCCGCACTGGGATGTGGCGGCGCGGGGCGGCTATACAAGAACCGAAAATCCCGTTCCGGATCTGACCTTCAATCCGGTGTCCATCTCGTTATCGTCCCATACGCTCTCACTGGGCGCCGGTTTCCTGTGCAAGCAGGGAGGGAGGTTTTTGGGAATGCTTCCCTGCGGAGGGGAATCCGCTCTCTGGCCTAAGGCCATCGGCTTTGATGTGGCCTACCAGGAATGGTTTTACGAACCGCGTACGGTGACGGGGAATATCAATCCGACGGTCAATGGCACCTATCACGCCTTTGTGCATCTCGGAACATTCAGCTTCAAATTTCTTTTCTGA
- the dapF gene encoding diaminopimelate epimerase yields the protein MKNGFFRGHGLGNDYIVMDPKELTFKLTPKNIKAVCDRNWGLGSDGILALVPSKKADFGLRIYNPDGSEAEKSGNGLRIFARYLHATGKTKKKHFTVETKGGLVTIDLHIDRHGDARAVTVEMGQATFKPAALPCTMPVDELIQQPIEAAGRALSFTGVSVGNPHCVVFKRAGESWSREDLLKLGPVLENHSLFPKRTNIQLAIPTGPREIFILIWERGAGETQASGSSSCAAASAAVRLGLVKSPVTVKMPGGTLNIEVAKDFSLTMKGPVAEVARGTLSPSFLRTLK from the coding sequence ATGAAGAACGGATTTTTTCGCGGTCACGGCCTCGGCAATGACTATATCGTGATGGACCCCAAGGAACTGACCTTCAAGCTCACGCCCAAAAACATCAAAGCGGTCTGCGATCGCAACTGGGGTCTGGGCAGCGACGGCATCCTCGCGCTTGTCCCGAGCAAAAAAGCCGACTTCGGCCTGCGCATTTACAACCCAGACGGCAGCGAAGCAGAAAAATCCGGCAATGGCCTGCGCATTTTCGCCCGTTATCTCCACGCCACGGGAAAGACGAAGAAGAAACATTTCACCGTCGAGACGAAAGGCGGTCTGGTCACGATCGATTTGCATATCGATCGCCATGGCGATGCGCGCGCCGTGACAGTTGAGATGGGGCAAGCCACATTCAAGCCGGCGGCACTGCCCTGCACCATGCCAGTCGACGAATTGATTCAGCAGCCGATCGAAGCGGCCGGACGTGCGTTGTCCTTCACGGGCGTGAGCGTCGGGAACCCCCATTGCGTGGTCTTCAAGCGAGCGGGAGAGTCTTGGTCGCGCGAAGATCTGCTGAAGCTCGGCCCTGTTCTGGAGAATCACTCCCTGTTCCCGAAACGAACGAATATCCAATTGGCCATCCCGACCGGCCCCAGAGAAATCTTCATCCTCATCTGGGAGCGCGGCGCCGGAGAGACCCAGGCCTCCGGATCCTCTTCCTGTGCAGCCGCCAGCGCGGCAGTTCGCCTCGGGCTGGTCAAAAGTCCGGTCACGGTGAAGATGCCCGGCGGGACATTGAATATCGAAGTAGCGAAGGACTTTTCGCTCACCATGAAGGGGCCGGTGGCCGAAGTCGCGCGCGGCACCCTGAGTCCATCGTTCCTCCGCACGCTGAAGTAA
- a CDS encoding GNAT family N-acetyltransferase — MSTPHIRSMQAADRDAVVQFLADSDPWKTLGYTSTDWTRIFAPIPQGRDAIVALVTDKIAGVALIRERFLLGDYLELLGVAPWARQSGVGGALLAHVEHSVFARTKNLFACVSDFNAPARAFYKKHGFQEIGPMPDFLIPGSAEMLLRKTAGPARKGG; from the coding sequence ATGAGCACACCCCACATCAGATCCATGCAAGCCGCCGACCGCGACGCCGTGGTGCAATTCCTGGCGGACTCCGACCCCTGGAAGACCCTCGGCTATACCAGCACCGACTGGACCCGGATCTTTGCTCCGATCCCCCAAGGGCGCGACGCGATTGTTGCCTTGGTGACTGACAAAATCGCGGGCGTGGCTCTGATCCGGGAAAGATTCTTGCTGGGGGATTATCTGGAGCTGCTCGGAGTGGCTCCATGGGCGAGACAATCCGGCGTCGGCGGAGCTCTCCTCGCCCATGTGGAGCACTCGGTCTTCGCGAGAACCAAGAACCTGTTTGCCTGCGTATCCGATTTCAACGCGCCGGCGAGGGCCTTCTACAAAAAACATGGGTTTCAGGAAATCGGCCCCATGCCTGATTTTTTAATCCCCGGCAGCGCCGAAATGTTGCTGCGGAAAACGGCCGGACCGGCGAGAAAAGGCGGGTGA